The Lolium perenne isolate Kyuss_39 chromosome 6, Kyuss_2.0, whole genome shotgun sequence genome segment cagcaaatgccattcaagttagaattaatgagaatataagattaatggccgaactgcatgctaggtgggatagagaagaaaatgaaaaactagctaaagaaaagaatatagctaaagtttggactattaccaccactagtaatgctaatgctacacatgttgcttcacctcctactcatactaataaaagaattggtgttagcaatgtttccacttctaatgcaaagcgcgaaaaactgcctgaaagctgctaaaatcattgaaactgcctttgataaagctgctaaaattttttccaacattggggatgatgatcccattgctttagattataatggtttgaattttgatgattgccacatctctgaagttataaagttcttgcaaaaacttgctaaaagtcctaatgctagtgctataaatttggcttttacacatcatattacaaatgctcttataaaagctagagaagagaaactagagcgcgaagcctctattcctaaaaagctagaggatggttgggagcccatcattaagatgaaggttaaagattttgattgtaatgctttatgtgatcttggtgcaagtatttctgttatgcctaagaaaatttataatatgcttgacttgccaccgctgaaaaattgttatttggatgttaatcttgctgatcattctacaaagaaacctttgggtaaagttgataatgttcgtattaccgttaacaataaccttgttcccgttgattttgttgtcttggatattgaatgcaatgcatcttgtcccattatattgggaagaccttttcttcgaactgttggtgctgttattgatatgaaggaaggtaatataaaatatcaatttcctctcaagaaaggtatggaacacttccctagaaagagaatgaaggtaccttttgattccattatgagaacaaattatgatgttgacacttcgtctcttgataatacttgatacacactttctgcgcctagctgaaaggcgttaaagaaaagcgcttatgggagacaacccatgtttttacctacagtactttgtttttattttgtgtcttggaagttgtttactactgtagcaacctctccttatcttagttttgtgttttgttgtgccaagttaagccgttgatagaaaagtaagtactagatttggattactgcacagttccagatttctttgctgtcacgaatctgagtccacctccctgtaggtagctcagaaaattaagccaatttacgtgcatgatcctcagatatgtacgcaactttcattcaatttgagcattttcatttgagcaagtctggtgccattttaaaattcgtcaatacgaactgttctgttttgacagattctgccttttatttcgcattgcctctttcgctatgttggatgaatttctttgatccattaatgtccagtagcattatgcaatgtccagaagtgttaagaatgattgtgtcacctctgaatatgtcaatttatattgtgcactaaccctctaatgagttgtttcgagtttggtgtggaggaagttttcaaggatcaagagaggagtatgatgcaacatgatcaaggagagtgaaagctctaagcttggggatgcacccggtggttcacccctgcatatatcaagaagactcaagcgtctaagcttggggatgcccaaggcatccccttcttcatcgacaacattatcaggttcctcccctgaaactatatttttattccatcacatcttatgtgctttttcttggagcgtcggtttgtttttgtttttgttttgtttgaataaaatggatcctagcattcactttccaggagatcgcctccggcaccctgccggagaggggaatcatctcccggaggactctacgccgccatggtcgcctccggtgtgatgtgtgagtagtctacccctggactatgggtccatagcagtagctagatggttgtcttctccccattgtgctatcattgtcggatcttgtgagctgcctaacatgatcaagatcatctatctgtaattctatatgttgcgtttgttgggatccgatgaatagagaatacttgttatgttgattatcaaagttatatctatgtgttgtttatgatcttgcatgctctccgttactagtagatactctggccaagtttttgctattaactccaagagggagtacttatgctcgatagtgggttcatgcctacattgacacctgggacagtgacagaaagttctaaggttgtgttgtgctgttgccactagggataaaacattagtgctatgttcaaggatgtagtcactagttacattacgcaccatacttaatgcaattgtctgttgttagcaacttaatactggaaggggttcggatgataacctgaaggtggactttttaggcatagatgcagttggatgacggtctatgtactttgtcgtaatgcccaattaaatctcactatactcatcatgatatgtatgtgcatggtcatgctctctttatttgtcaattgcccaactgtaatttgttcacccaacatgctgttcgacttatgggagagacacctctagtgaactgtggaccccggtccaattctctttactgaaatacaatctactgcaatacttgttctactgttttctgcaaacaatcatcttccacacaatacggttaactctttgttacagcaagccggtgagattgacaacctcactgtttcgttggggcaaagtactttggttgtgttgtgcaggttccacgttggcgccggaatcactggtgttgcgccgcactacatctcgccgccatcaaccttcaacgtgcttcttgactcctactggtccgattaaaccttggtttcttactgagggaaacttgccgctgtgcgcatcacaccttcctcttggggttcccaacggacgtgccaaccacacgcatcacctccctcgtctcctctcttcttcctccgcctctCCCACCCTATGCCTCCAGCGCCTCCTCTCTGTCGCCGCGCCCGccgcctcccccagctccggcttcGCGGTGGAGGAGTACCTCGTCGCCGCCTGCGGCCTCACCCGAGCGCAAGCACTCAAGGCCTCCGCGAAGCTCTCCCACCTCAAGTCCCCCGCCAATCCCGACGCCGTCCTCGCCTTCTTCGACGGCCTCGGCCTCTCCAGCGCCGACGTCGCCGCCCTCGTCGCCAAAGACCCGCGGCTCCTCTGCGCCAGTGTAGAGAGAACCCTAGCCCCCATCGTCGTCGGGCTCAGCGGCCACGGCCTCTCACATGCTGAGATCGCGCGCCTCTTCTCGCTCGGCCTCTCCATCTGCCGTTGTAGATCCGCCATCTCCAATCTACCCTACTACCTGTCGCTCTTGGGCTCCACCGAGAACCTTGTCCGGTTTCTCAAGCGAAGCTACAGCCTCCTCGGAAGCAGCCTTGAGAAGGTGGTCAAGCCCAATGTCGCGTTACTGCGCAAGTGCGGGCTACGTGATTGCGATATTTCCAAGCTGTGCCTCTCTTCGCCATGGGTGCTCAAATCCAACACGGAGCGCGTCGTGGCGTGCGCCGAAGTTCTCGGTGTACCCCGTGGGTCTAGGATGTTCAGGTACGTGCTGGAAGCTGTTGCATTCCTCGGTGAGGAGAAGATCGCCGCGAAAGTGGATTACTTGAAGAACACCTTCAGGTGGTCGGATGCCGAGCTGGCCGTTGCTGTTTCTAAGCTTCCAGCAATGTTAAAGAGATCTAATGATATGCTGCAGAGTAGGTCAGAATTTCTTATCTTTGAGGTGGGATTGGAACCCGCCTACATTGCTCATCGGCCGTCATTGCTCTCTTATAGCTTGGAGCGCCGGCTAAGACCCCGCTTTTATGCTTTAAAGTTTCTCAAGAAAAATGGATTGCTCAAGGGTGACCGGGACTACTATGAAGTAGTCATGGTCACCGAGAAGGTATACATGGAGAAGTACATATCCCCTCACAAGGAAGCTGCACCACATCTCGCTCAAGACTATGCAAACGCTTGCAGAGGGGAAGTGCCTGCTAGATTCATGTTTGCATGACCAAGAACTGGTATGGAAACTGGTAGCACAACAAATTTCACTCTGCATGTTAGGCTGACAATTCCTGATTCAGTGTTCTTGGCCTAATAAAGTGGTGGATGTCTGCTACAGTATGTATCTTAGTTACATGTTCATTTGGTGTTGGTAATCCATGATGAAACTGATTTGTGATTCCTGGTGTATATGTTCATGGCAACTCCAGTGGAGAAGCAAGCGTCACATTGCTACATCCTGATGTCATATGGACACACATAATGGATCTAAGAGAGTGAGATCACAGATAAGGGCATTCTGCAAATGCTTTCAAGTTTCAGTGAgtagtccattgcagaggcacatATGGACACACATAATGGATCTAAGAGAGTGAGATCACATAATGTGAAGTTTCAGTGAGATCACATAATGGATCTAAGTTTCAGTGAGATCACACTATATCTTTATGTTCTCAAATGGCCATTGCAGATTTCACTGCTAACCTCAATAGATTTTCTCATGAAAGAAGGTTCTGTTTCTAACTGTCACATGTCACATGGAAGGCGCCTGATATTAGTAAATCGAGTTCACGAGTCCTATATATTGATCACTGCCTAGGATGCAGTTTTCATCTGGTTGTTGGTTTGCTTGCTCTAGTTCTTGTAAGCTAAAAATCTTCTTTCTTTTTGCAGTATCTTTATTTGAAGAGACTAACTGTTGTGAAAGTAATTCATGATTTACTAGCTTGTATCAGTCTTCCTTTGTTTTTTTCTCTTGTACTCCAGAATAGCCTAGTGGCTGATGTTTTGAGTTCTAGGCACAACTGATCGCAAACTACAAATGCAGCAGTGCACTTTCTTCATAGGACTTATTATCTCCTCCAAATACTATGGCTGGTAAAGACTAAGCCTCCTCTGGTTTGCACCAATCAAGGGTTTACATGTGTTTTTTTATGACCAGCAAGGTAACAGGTAGGGGATCAAGCTATGTTGTTAATTAGGTATATCATCATTTAACCCCAACAAACGGTAGAATGTTTAATCATTGTTTAGCGTGGTATGCTATCTGCCTATATTGATGCCAGGTCTTACATTTACAGGCTATGCTTAATGCAAACAGAGTTAGGTACTGACAGACGCAAGCTCACTCCTCTATGTTTCATCTAATCACTTTTTCAGTGTTGTACAAATATACCTTCGCAACTATATCGATCTTGTACCGTTGCCCTTTGTACTAAAACTTGTTAATGCCGGATGTGATACTAGTCACTGGACGGCATGAATTATCAGCTATCTAGACTCTCACTGCCCCAAGAATAGATCACTGAAGCTATCTGCATATTAACAATTTTTGGGCACACTATGTTTTGCTTACATGTTTTATAATGCTTTAAAACTCCTCTTTTCATCCAAGCATGAATATGCTTCACTAATTAATACTTTCTGCAACATCCACTGTCTTCATATATGGTAGTCGATTGATTCACTATAATGACCTAGACCTTTTAGGCATTGTTCAAAAGATCatccgattcaacgattaatcgGTACTCGGTGGTCACCGAGTAGCCGATAAACTCATTTATCGTCCGATTAActcattgttatcaccagaatttgaccaagtcggaggtgggccacgatcaagataagcttgaaggttatatatgaagaaaatacgaagatcggccttttatgcggagttgggctaggttgcccatttatctgtaatttattagatcgtgtcttaagttagaagttagagtttgtatcgtgcacgttgggatattcccacgttagaaagtccgctggactataaatatgtatctagggtttatggaataaacaacaacacaacgttcaccccaaaacaaaccaatctcggcgcatcgccaactccttcgtctcgagggtttcaatcaggtaagcgacatgctgcctagatcgcatcttgcgatctaggcagcacaagctccacgttgttcatgcgttgcccgtactgaagcgtctttgatggcgggcaacgtagttatcatagatgtgttagggttagcatagctcttcgtataaacatgcttacgtagtgcaaccctcgcatgtctagccgccctcacgcctatctcaggcgtgggggcggcaccctgcttgttcatcatctagtagatctgatccgttacgattgctccttgctctgcaaggattagtttaatatctgcaatagttaggccttacgaagggggggaggatccagcggcacgtagggtggcgttcgcaagtcctaaacaggatgttccgatgatcaacgtcacgttggttgtgtggccttgtttaggatcggcttacgagcaccgtgcgtggccgcgaggcccaacctggagtaggatgatccgattatgcggtgaaaaccctaaatcgtcgtagatctcattagctttatcttgatcaagcaggatcaccaagtattcgtgcaccccgtacggatcatgggtggatcggctctttgagccgattcacaggataacctgagagccgatcgaggctcttatttaatgtttacgtgtatgccatgcagaactaagcgaggcatccccatcaccttcccgaccaggtataggtcaggtggcacgcccttgcacttcgcatcgccgtgtgaccagaagagcattgcgggccgtcgctcgaggggtctcagccagccgcagctctaggctcttcccggctctaccgtgttgacaggccgctgcccgccggtgggttttggcgatcaacacattctggcacgcccggtgggacatcgagcaaaggaaagccgatgacgaaacatcggctggtacgaacGCGGTGCTCGTCCTCCCGACGGAGCCTAGTGCTCCAGCATTACACGAGGGATATTACGAAACCTTCATGGAGCGCTTCGATCCAGCGAGTCGGCCAAGATTATTCTCACTACACGGTCTGCTTGGTTTCAACGGTGATCTAGCGAtcggcggccacgtcggctacaCGAATCTCAACAGAGCCGAGGTACGAGTACGGCGCATGGACAtaatacaaagccgatatctgcagtcacctgtcagattcggctcggggaagGTGCATATGGTTATCAGACAGACGCATGGGCAAGAAAATGTcgggagccgatggaaaatcggccagtaaaaaaaaaaatttgtagcAAGTACGTAAAGATCCACCCAATGAAACATCAtttgtctctgaaggccctactgaaggaacacaccgagggcgagaatggcgtcgacacggacgcgatccgcctcagcaatctcggccttgtcatcctcgtccttacccgtcaccagctgattgctcagggtacggatttcagccagatcggtcttcagaccggccgtgaggccttttgcttcgtcttgagaacgggcaacaagggcttccttgtcctggatgagctgtttggtcacccttaccctctcttcaagatcctccagctccttgcgcagggtctcgagctCAGCACGAGTAGCAGAGgtatccgtcttggcgtccagagcagccttcttctcgttgagccgtcgacatttttcggcaatatcggccctcagcggaagttgggagtagcgaagagcaatcctttggcgagccgattgcacccttgacttaaagaccggcagggtaacagcgggccagagcttcacttgcagggtcatagggagatgaagctggatatcctcgagaatgcctttggcttccgcggaatcttcaatcaaagtctcagttggggcagaaagcaaatctttgaggcgttggagtggaccacggactgtactagggatcggctccccacctgccttggaagaagttggttcgatggattctggatcgaacgaaAGCAAGCTCGAAAGATCATAACCCTGGCAGGGCAAACAAAGTGAGCTTAGCAGGCAATGGTGGAATTGATGGAGCCAAGGAAGAAagacatacctctcccaaggaaggGGGACAGCCGATGCAGTAACGATCGGCTCTTCGGCGGACTGAGATGGGTTAACCATTTGGGCAGCCGCCACCGCTGAGGTGGCCAGGTCCAGAGTGGCGGATGGTATCTGTAtctcctcaacgtctccgctagaagttttTTCGGCCTGCAAGAGGAAGCGATTAGCCGATCTATATGTAACAACCGGAAAGCGTGAAGTATGATCGAGAAGATGATTACAttcgagacctcctggcttgatgaagaggttcgtgggttcttacgagcccttttAACGCAGCGGCGCAggcgtgaccccgatctggtcggggcttggggggcaggaggttcagggatcgaccttttcttgggagccggcgctggtgaagccgtctggctctgggtggtggacctctcggaattacccgagcttgagtccccctgactggtttcttcggccccgctggaggtttcttcggtggagGCCTGTAGGAAAGAATACAAGCGTGTTGAGAACAAATTTTCAGAGGTGGACAAATGCCTACGGGGTCTGAATCAACTTACATGCAAGCTTCCTTGGGCCGGggctttacgcttcagggttttcctggcagccaccttcctcactgccgtcctcgcctgagtcgaggctcggggggcaaccggccccgaggatgctttactcttagcagccgatttcggtgaaatcggctgactctgcattatgactttcttcaggggtggcgagctctggcagaagaggaccactggtgccggaggaaggaatacgaaaggggaaccgtcggtttgtgtgggagccggaccatcttgttgctgccaggagaatgAATCAAGTCACAGGTGATCGCTATGTGCGGTTACAAGAGATgcttaagtaatggtacctggtctgcagggatatcatattcggcgtcaagctctctcagcagcggtcctagagccttcctgaagacgtgggtcttccacatagaccaccaagtttcaaaaccatcggtggtaaaggagaaacggaggtcgtgagggattgggatgaccaaagcatcaaagaaggtataacacctttgggcagtgATGATGTCAGGCAGGTCCGCTCTACTGGCTGTCAgatggtgtaagaagaagtgtggaggcacctgtccgagaccaagctgtcgggctgccactac includes the following:
- the LOC127310487 gene encoding transcription termination factor MTEF18, mitochondrial-like, translating into RLLSSSSASPTLCLQRLLSVAAPAASPSSGFAVEEYLVAACGLTRAQALKASAKLSHLKSPANPDAVLAFFDGLGLSSADVAALVAKDPRLLCASVERTLAPIVVGLSGHGLSHAEIARLFSLGLSICRCRSAISNLPYYLSLLGSTENLVRFLKRSYSLLGSSLEKVVKPNVALLRKCGLRDCDISKLCLSSPWVLKSNTERVVACAEVLGVPRGSRMFRYVLEAVAFLGEEKIAAKVDYLKNTFRWSDAELAVAVSKLPAMLKRSNDMLQSRSEFLIFEVGLEPAYIAHRPSLLSYSLERRLRPRFYALKFLKKNGLLKGDRDYYEVVMVTEKVYMEKYISPHKEAAPHLAQDYANACRGEVPARFMFA